A region from the Triticum aestivum cultivar Chinese Spring chromosome 3D, IWGSC CS RefSeq v2.1, whole genome shotgun sequence genome encodes:
- the LOC123080637 gene encoding uncharacterized protein, with translation MASRALAALSIQPRLGGSASALGRPAVRVSARPPRRRRSMVVRAGGPPSTNVLILAFVLPLSLFVGTLVAAARVADDLDERFLREMEINKAILEENEASSEEAADGGAEYVVDGDEAPLPAAEKEQVLVTATGTGTRARNRPKREVY, from the exons ATGGCTTCTCGAGCCCTCGCCGCTCTGTCCATCCAGCCGCGCCTCGGCGGGAGCGCCTCGGCCCTCGGACGGCCTGCCGTCCGTGTCAGCGCCAGGCCGCCGCGGCGGCGCCGGTCCATGGTGGTGCGGGCCGGCGGGCCGCCGAGCACCAACGTGCTCATCCTCGCCTTCGTGCTCCCGCTCTCGCTCTTCGTCGGcaccctcgtcgccgccgcccgcgtcgccgaCGACCTCGACGAGCGCTTCCTCCGGGAG ATGGAGATCAACAAGGCGATACTGGAGGAGAACGAGGCTTCCTCCGAGGAGGCGGCAGACGGCGGCGCAGAGTACGTCGTCGACGGAGACGAGGCCCCGTTGCCGGCGGCGGAGAAGGAGCAGGTCCTTGTCACAGCCACTGGCACTGGCACGCGCGCCAGGAACAGGCCGAAAAGGGAAGTGTATTAG